The proteins below come from a single Oncorhynchus keta strain PuntledgeMale-10-30-2019 chromosome 1, Oket_V2, whole genome shotgun sequence genomic window:
- the LOC118375851 gene encoding DCN1-like protein 5 isoform X1 produces MIYSHKKKYNSWNSRIVHSVRTGWGGRSTDNITYAGQISQLVNPCGDSAMPVKKKRKSSGSDDPGLRKCKITCFCRPQAPGRLISPEDQFSNKKCLAWFYEYTGPDEVLGPEGMEKFCEDIGVEPENIIMLVLAWKLEAPNMGFFTKEEWLKGMTLLQCDCIERLQGKLDYLRNQLNDTIIFKNIYRYAFDFARDKDQRSLDMDTAKSMLALLLGRTWPLFPVFNQFLEQSKYKVMNKDQWYNVLEFSRTVSTDLSNYDEDGAWPVLLDEFVECQKARLAAL; encoded by the exons ATGATCTACTCGCATAAAAAGAAATACAACTCTTGGAATTCAAG GATAGTACACAGTGTTCGGACTGGCTGGGGAGGCAGATCTACAGACAATATCACATACGCTGGACAGATTT CCCAGCTAGTTAACCCGTGTGGTGACTCTGCGATGCCtgtgaagaagaagaggaagtcTTCAGGGTCAGATGACCCGGGACTCAGGAAGTGTAAAATCACCTG TTTCTGCAGACCCCAGGCTCCAGGCCGGTTGATCAGCCCAGAGGACCAGTTCTCCAATAAGAAATGTCTGGCCTGGTTCTACGAGTAcacag gtcCAGATGAGGTGTTGGGTCCAGAGGGGATGGAGAAGTTCTGTGAAGACATTGGTGTGGAACCAGAAAAC aTAATCATGTTAGTTTTAGCCTGGAAACTAGAAGCACCAAATATGGGATTTTTCACTAAGGAGGAGTGGCTTAAGGGAATGACTTTACTACA GTGTGACTGCATAGAGAGGTTACAGGGGAAACTGGACTACCTGCGCAATCAGCTCAACGACACAATCATCTTTAAAAACATCTACAGATACGCCTTCGACTTTGCCAGA GATAAGGACCAGAGGAGTCTGGACATGGACACAGCTAAGTCCATGCTAGCATTGCTACTGGGGAGAACATGGCCACTGTTCCCTGTCTTCAACCAGTTTCTGGAG CAGTCCAAGTACAAGGTGATGAATAAGGACCAGTGGTATAACGTCTTAGAGTTTAGTCGTACAGTCAGCACAGACCTCAGTAACTATGACGAGGATGGAGCCT GGCCAGTGTTATTGGATGAGTTTGTGGAGTGCCAGAAAGCTCGGCTGGCAGCACTATAG
- the LOC118375851 gene encoding DCN1-like protein 5 isoform X2 gives MPVKKKRKSSGSDDPGLRKCKITCFCRPQAPGRLISPEDQFSNKKCLAWFYEYTGPDEVLGPEGMEKFCEDIGVEPENIIMLVLAWKLEAPNMGFFTKEEWLKGMTLLQCDCIERLQGKLDYLRNQLNDTIIFKNIYRYAFDFARDKDQRSLDMDTAKSMLALLLGRTWPLFPVFNQFLEQSKYKVMNKDQWYNVLEFSRTVSTDLSNYDEDGAWPVLLDEFVECQKARLAAL, from the exons ATGCCtgtgaagaagaagaggaagtcTTCAGGGTCAGATGACCCGGGACTCAGGAAGTGTAAAATCACCTG TTTCTGCAGACCCCAGGCTCCAGGCCGGTTGATCAGCCCAGAGGACCAGTTCTCCAATAAGAAATGTCTGGCCTGGTTCTACGAGTAcacag gtcCAGATGAGGTGTTGGGTCCAGAGGGGATGGAGAAGTTCTGTGAAGACATTGGTGTGGAACCAGAAAAC aTAATCATGTTAGTTTTAGCCTGGAAACTAGAAGCACCAAATATGGGATTTTTCACTAAGGAGGAGTGGCTTAAGGGAATGACTTTACTACA GTGTGACTGCATAGAGAGGTTACAGGGGAAACTGGACTACCTGCGCAATCAGCTCAACGACACAATCATCTTTAAAAACATCTACAGATACGCCTTCGACTTTGCCAGA GATAAGGACCAGAGGAGTCTGGACATGGACACAGCTAAGTCCATGCTAGCATTGCTACTGGGGAGAACATGGCCACTGTTCCCTGTCTTCAACCAGTTTCTGGAG CAGTCCAAGTACAAGGTGATGAATAAGGACCAGTGGTATAACGTCTTAGAGTTTAGTCGTACAGTCAGCACAGACCTCAGTAACTATGACGAGGATGGAGCCT GGCCAGTGTTATTGGATGAGTTTGTGGAGTGCCAGAAAGCTCGGCTGGCAGCACTATAG